A single region of the Sus scrofa isolate TJ Tabasco breed Duroc chromosome 17, Sscrofa11.1, whole genome shotgun sequence genome encodes:
- the SIRPA gene encoding tyrosine-protein phosphatase non-receptor type substrate 1 isoform X1 translates to MEPARPAPGRLGPLLCLLLALLSAWTGAAGEEGLQVLQPERSVSVAAGETATLPCTATSLIPIGPFKWFKGTGPARELIYDFKGDPRGHSPRVTNASDATRRDNKDFSIRIRNITPADAGTYYCVKFRRESPADVEFRSGPGTQLTVSAKPSRPVVSGPAARATPEQTVRFTCKSHGFSPRNISLKWFKNGNELPASQTSVEPEGNVSYSISSTTEVLLAPGDVHSQVICEVAHVTLQGGPPLRGTANLSETIRVPPTLEVTQQPPTGSQVNVTCLVKKFYPQRLQLTWLENRNVSRTETASTLMENKDGTFNRTSWLLVNSSAHREAVLLTCQVEHDGQPAVTKNYTLEVVTHQKEQGADAVLDNSDNWKSIFITVGVVCALLVALLVAALYLLRIRQKKAKGSTSSTRLHEPEKNAREITQVQSLIQDNNDITYADLNLPKGKKPAPKAEEPNDHTEYASIQARPHPGSEANLTYADLDMVHLNRGPKHPAPKPEPSCSEYASVQVRRK, encoded by the exons GAGCGGCAGGtgaggaggggctgcaggtgcTTCAGCCTGAGAGGTCCGTGTCTGTCGCAGCTGGAGAGACGGCCACTCTGCCCTGCACTGCGACCTCTCTGATCCCCATTGGGCCCTTCAAGTGGTTCAAGGGGACAGGACCAGCCCGGGAGCTAATCTACGATTTCAAAGGAGATCCTCGGGGCCACTCCCCCCGAGTAACAAATGCTTCAGATGCCACAAGGAGAGACAACAAGGACTTTTCCATCCGCATCCGGAACATCACCCCAGCAGACGCCGGGACCTACTACTGTGTGAAGTTCCGGAGAGAGAGCCCTGCGGACGTGGAGTTTAGGTCTGGGCCAGGCACTCAGCTCACTGTGAGTG CCAAGCCCTCTCGGCCCGTGGTCTCAGGCCCTGCGGcgagggccacacctgagcaGACAGTGCGCTTCACCTGCAAATCCCACGGCTTCTCCCCCAGAAACATCTCCCTGAAATGGTTCAAAAATGGCAATGAGCTCCCAGCCTCCCAGACCAGCGTGGAGCCCGAGGGAAACGTTTCCTACAGCATCTCCAGCACCACCGAGGTGCTGCTGGCCCCGGGGGATGTGCACTCCCAGGTCATCTGCGAGGTGGCCCACGTCACCCTGCAAGGGGGCCCTCCTCTCCGTGGAACTGCCAACTTGTCTGAGACCATCCGAG TTCCGCCCACCCTGGAGGTTACCCAACAGCCCCCGACGGGGAGCCAGGTGAATGTCACCTGCCTGGTGAAGAAGTTCTACCCCCAGCGCCTACAGCTGACCTGGCTGGAGAACAGAAACGTGTCCCGGACAGAAACGGCCTCGACCCTCATGGAGAACAAGGATGGGACCTTCAACCGGACCAGCTGGCTCCTGGTGAACTCATCTGCCCACAGGGAGGCTGTGCTGCTCACCTGTCAGGTGGAGCATGATGGGCAGCCGGCGGTCACCAAAAACTATACCCTGGAGGTTGTCACTCACCAGAAGGAGCAGGGTGCAGATGCAGTCCTTG ACAACTCCGACAACTGGAAAAGCATCTTTATCACGGTGGGCGTGGTGTGTGCCTTGCTGGTGGCCCTGCTCGTCGCTGCTCTCTACCTCCTCCGAATCAGACAGAAGAAAG ccAAAGGCTCCACGTCTTCTACAAG gttGCATGAGCCCGAGAAGAACGCCAGAGAAATAACCCAGGTACAGTCCTTG ATCCAGGACAACAATGACATTACCTATGCAGACCTGAACCTGCCCAAGGGGAAGAAACCCGCCCCCAAGGCCGAAGAACCCAACGACCACACGGAGTATGCCAGCATTCAGGCCCGCCCACACCCCGGGTCGGAGGCCAACCTTACCTATGCTGACCTGGATATGGTGCACCTCAACCGGGGCCCCAAGCATCCAGCCCCCAAGCCTGAGCCATCCTGCTCGGAGTATGCCAGCGTCCAGGTCCGGAGGAAGTGA
- the SIRPA gene encoding tyrosine-protein phosphatase non-receptor type substrate 1 isoform X2 has protein sequence MEPARPAPGRLGPLLCLLLALLSAWTGAAGEEGLQVLQPERSVSVAAGETATLPCTATSLIPIGPFKWFKGTGPARELIYDFKGDPRGHSPRVTNASDATRRDNKDFSIRIRNITPADAGTYYCVKFRRESPADVEFRSGPGTQLTVSAKPSRPVVSGPAARATPEQTVRFTCKSHGFSPRNISLKWFKNGNELPASQTSVEPEGNVSYSISSTTEVLLAPGDVHSQVICEVAHVTLQGGPPLRGTANLSETIRVPPTLEVTQQPPTGSQVNVTCLVKKFYPQRLQLTWLENRNVSRTETASTLMENKDGTFNRTSWLLVNSSAHREAVLLTCQVEHDGQPAVTKNYTLEVVTHQKEQGADAVLDNSDNWKSIFITVGVVCALLVALLVAALYLLRIRQKKAKGSTSSTRLHEPEKNAREITQIQDNNDITYADLNLPKGKKPAPKAEEPNDHTEYASIQARPHPGSEANLTYADLDMVHLNRGPKHPAPKPEPSCSEYASVQVRRK, from the exons GAGCGGCAGGtgaggaggggctgcaggtgcTTCAGCCTGAGAGGTCCGTGTCTGTCGCAGCTGGAGAGACGGCCACTCTGCCCTGCACTGCGACCTCTCTGATCCCCATTGGGCCCTTCAAGTGGTTCAAGGGGACAGGACCAGCCCGGGAGCTAATCTACGATTTCAAAGGAGATCCTCGGGGCCACTCCCCCCGAGTAACAAATGCTTCAGATGCCACAAGGAGAGACAACAAGGACTTTTCCATCCGCATCCGGAACATCACCCCAGCAGACGCCGGGACCTACTACTGTGTGAAGTTCCGGAGAGAGAGCCCTGCGGACGTGGAGTTTAGGTCTGGGCCAGGCACTCAGCTCACTGTGAGTG CCAAGCCCTCTCGGCCCGTGGTCTCAGGCCCTGCGGcgagggccacacctgagcaGACAGTGCGCTTCACCTGCAAATCCCACGGCTTCTCCCCCAGAAACATCTCCCTGAAATGGTTCAAAAATGGCAATGAGCTCCCAGCCTCCCAGACCAGCGTGGAGCCCGAGGGAAACGTTTCCTACAGCATCTCCAGCACCACCGAGGTGCTGCTGGCCCCGGGGGATGTGCACTCCCAGGTCATCTGCGAGGTGGCCCACGTCACCCTGCAAGGGGGCCCTCCTCTCCGTGGAACTGCCAACTTGTCTGAGACCATCCGAG TTCCGCCCACCCTGGAGGTTACCCAACAGCCCCCGACGGGGAGCCAGGTGAATGTCACCTGCCTGGTGAAGAAGTTCTACCCCCAGCGCCTACAGCTGACCTGGCTGGAGAACAGAAACGTGTCCCGGACAGAAACGGCCTCGACCCTCATGGAGAACAAGGATGGGACCTTCAACCGGACCAGCTGGCTCCTGGTGAACTCATCTGCCCACAGGGAGGCTGTGCTGCTCACCTGTCAGGTGGAGCATGATGGGCAGCCGGCGGTCACCAAAAACTATACCCTGGAGGTTGTCACTCACCAGAAGGAGCAGGGTGCAGATGCAGTCCTTG ACAACTCCGACAACTGGAAAAGCATCTTTATCACGGTGGGCGTGGTGTGTGCCTTGCTGGTGGCCCTGCTCGTCGCTGCTCTCTACCTCCTCCGAATCAGACAGAAGAAAG ccAAAGGCTCCACGTCTTCTACAAG gttGCATGAGCCCGAGAAGAACGCCAGAGAAATAACCCAG ATCCAGGACAACAATGACATTACCTATGCAGACCTGAACCTGCCCAAGGGGAAGAAACCCGCCCCCAAGGCCGAAGAACCCAACGACCACACGGAGTATGCCAGCATTCAGGCCCGCCCACACCCCGGGTCGGAGGCCAACCTTACCTATGCTGACCTGGATATGGTGCACCTCAACCGGGGCCCCAAGCATCCAGCCCCCAAGCCTGAGCCATCCTGCTCGGAGTATGCCAGCGTCCAGGTCCGGAGGAAGTGA